One window of Eulemur rufifrons isolate Redbay chromosome 25, OSU_ERuf_1, whole genome shotgun sequence genomic DNA carries:
- the MSANTD7 gene encoding zinc finger and SCAN domain containing 29 codes for MASTNSSAGIRWSRQETRTLLSILGEAEYIQRLQTVHHNADVYQAVSKRMQQEGFRRTERQCRSKFKVLKALYLKAYVAHATSMGDPPHCPFYDTLDQLLRNQIVTDPDNLMEDAAWAKHCDQTLVASDTPGEEGTSILKAKRTQAADLQPILKTVKESDEDCQLRISDRLPETSDLEDSWDESPGAGCSQGTPTYSNSHNLFRGAVAPCQSSPMTRLGVSGEPSPCTSTSRNTPGAASAPRPPVSSPRVGFVSGGDRPLTSEPPPRWARRRRRSVARTIAAELAENRRLARELSKREEEKLDRLIAIGEEASAQQDTANELRRDAVIAVRRLATAVEEATGAFQLGLEKLLQRLISNTKS; via the exons ATGGCCAGTACCAATAGCAGTGCGGGCATCCGGTGGTCCAGACAGGAGACACGAACTCTCCTCTCCATACTAGGCGAGGCAGAGTATATTCAGCGCCTCCAGACTGTGCATCATAATGCAGATGTCTATCAGGCTGTGTCTAAGCGAATGCAGCAGGAAGGCTTCCGCCGCACCGAACGTCAGTGCCGCTCCAAGTTTAAAGTTCTGAAGGCGTTATATTTAAAGGCTTACGTGGCCCATGCCACAAGTATGGGTGACCCACCACACTGTCCATTTTATGATACGCTGGATCAGCTTCTCCGAAATCAGATAGTGACTGACCCAGACAACTTAATGGAGGATGCTGCTTGGGCCAAGCACTGTGATCAGACCTTAGTGGCCTCTGACACCCCAGGGGAAGAGGGAACCAGCATTCTGAAAGCAAAAAGGACTCAGGCAGCTGATCTTCAGCCTATCTTGAAAACAGTTAAGGAATCAGATGAGGATTGTCAGCTGAGAATCAGTGACCGGCTACCAGAAACCAGTGACCTCGAGGACTCCTGGGATGAATCCCCGGGTGCAG gGTGCTCTCAAGGGACCCCCACCTACAGCAACTCTCACAACCTTTTCAGAGGTGCAGTTGCTCCCTGTCAGAGCAGCCCCATGACCAGACTGGGTGTGTCCGGGGAGCCCAGTCCCTGCACCAGCACCAGCCGCAACACTCCTGGTGCAGCCTCCGCACCACGGCCTCCGGTCTCCTCTCCCAGAGTTGGTTTTGTTTCTGGTGGGGATAGGCCTTTGACCAGTGAGCCCCCTCCAAGGTGGGCGAGGCGAAGAAGGCGGTCAGTGGCCAGGACCATTGCAGCCGAGTTGGCAGAAAACAGGAGATTGGCTCGAGAACTTTCAAAGCGTGAGGAAGAAAAACTGGACAGGCTGATTGCTATTGGTGAGGAGGCCAGTGCTCAGCAAGACACTGCCAATGAGCTCCGCAGGGACGCTGTCATCGCGGTCAGACGTTTGGCGACAGCAGTGGAAGAAGCAACTGGTGCTTTTCAGCTAGGCCTTGAAAAATTGCTTCAGAGGTTGATTTCGAACACCAAAAGCTAG
- the CDNF gene encoding cerebral dopamine neurotrophic factor has protein sequence MWCASPAAVVAFCAGLWVSSLVPARCQEAGGWPGADCEVCKEFLNRFYNSLVDRGVNFSLDTIEKELISFCLDAKGKENRLCYYLGATKDAATKILSEVTRPMSVHMPAGKICDKLKKMDSQICELKYEKKLDLASVDLEKMRVAELKQILRSWGEECRACAEKTDYVDLIKELAPKYAATHPRTEL, from the exons ATGTGGTGCGCGAGCCCAGCTGCCGTGGTGGCCTTTTGCGCGGGGCTCTGGGTCTCTAGCCTAGTGCCGGCACGGTGCCAGGAGGCCGGGGGGTGGCCGGGGGCCGACTGTGAAG TATGTAAAGAATTCTTGAACCGATTCTACAACTCCTTAGTAGACAGAGGAGTTAACTTTTCGCTGGATACCATAGAGAAAGAATTGATCAGCTTTTGCTTGGatgccaaaggaaaagaaaaccgcCTG TGCTATTATCTCGGAGCTACCAAAGACGCAGCCACGAAGATCCTAAGTGAGGTCACACGTCCGATGAGTGTGCATATGCCTGCAGGGAAGATCTGTGACAAGCTGAAGAAGATGGACAGTCAGATCTGTGAGCTGAAATACG aaaagaaattggaCTTGGCCTCCGTCGACCTGGAGAAGATGAGAGTAGCAGAGCTGAAGCAGATCCTTCGTAGCTGGGGGGAAGAGTGCAGAGCTTGTGCCGAAAAAACTGACTACGTGGATCTTATCAAAGAACTGGCCCCCAAGTACGCAGCCACACACCCCAGAACAGAACTCTGA